Below is a genomic region from Pseudomonadota bacterium.
TTTTCGGCGATCAAGATACAGGCTTCCTGCTCAGCTGGATCCTGCCCGCAGGCCATACTGCTGCTGATGGCGCCGTTTAGCGTTAGGTGGCTGTCATCCCTGGCGTAGATCCCAGCGCCGCGGACGGCCCGATTGCCCGTCATCTTCATGCCTGCAATGGTGGCTTGAGAACGATTCAGAAAGATCCCGCCGCCTACGTGGCTGTTCTTGCCAGCCCCCGGATCTTTGTGGTCGCTGATCTGGACTAGGGCGGCATTGTCTTCTACAAAAAGTGGCTGGCTGCGTCCGGTCGTCATCGTTGAATCGACGAGGTAGAGGCCGCCGCCACCGAGCAACGACAGCGCATCAAACTCTTTCGCGGACGGGAAATCCGACAGCATGCGAAGCGCGCGGTTGTCGCGGATGACTCGTCGCTCATCGCTTTGATCCGGATCGTTGCGTGTCGTGAGGCTGCAGTTTTCCAGGTACATGCCGCCGCCAAGTCCACTCTCCGGATTTTCTACCGCCGGATTGCCGCTGAAATAGATGGCGTCGTTGCCGGAGATTTGGCCTGACTGAAATTCAATAGTTCCGGTATCGCAGGCGATACCCCCGCCGCGCGACGCGCGATTGCCGGAGATCTGAATCGACTTCAGCACCAGCTCCTTGCCGCCGGCGCCGTTCATCGCAATCGCGCCGCCCCGGCTGACTGTGTCATCGAACCCGTTGTCCAGCAGCGATACGTTATCGAGTACCAGACGGGACGTAACTGCCGTATTGCCGTTCACCATAAGGATGCCCGAACCGGTTGCCGCCCGGAGATTGCGCAGGACAAAGTTGTTTAGTCGAATGACCACGTTGTTATTGCCGACGCCGGTGGATATACCGCTCAAGCCCTGGGAAAGCTGATCGCCGTCGATTTCCGTGGTGCTTGTCGGCGAGCCGCCGCAGCTCGTATAACCCCCGGTGACTTCCACCGAGCGATTGAGCAGAACGGGCTCGGTGACCAGGAGGTCCTGGTTCACCAGGATATGAAATTCGCCGTCGGCCGCGTTGACCGGCACGGCCTGGTGCGCGTCGTTGATTGAGTTGAAGTCGCAGGAAGGCTCGTCACCCACCCGCAGCAGCGTTTGCGCCTGTAGCGAACTTGCTGACATCGCTAGAGTTAAGGGAATCAGAAATTTCATCGTGTTCTCCATCGTTTTTAAAGTCGTTGGCAGGGTTTTCTGCCCGTCATTGGCTAGAAACGAGGGGAAATCCAATGTTCGCCAAATTTTTTTGATTCAGCGGTGGTTAACGGATTGGCACGAAGAGTTTTTCAAATAAATCAGTTGCTTGGAGAGCTGTTGCGGCTGAGCAAAGAGAGCCAGCCTCTGTGCTACGATCGAGCTGGAAGCGCATAAGCGCTCATGAGTCGGAGCTAAAACACCCCCGATGTCTGGCGTCCTATTGCTTGAAACCGGCGGCGGTCTGGAAGTGCTGACCCGTTTTGCGGACGACGACGCGCAGACGAGCGGCCGTCACCTCGAGCCAGGTACGCCGATCGGTCCATATGAGGTAGGCGAGCGCGTTGGGCACGGGGGCATGGGGTCGGTCTATCGGGCCGTACGTCGGCACGACGGCTTCGAACAGGAGGTGGCGCTCAAGATCATCCGATCTGGCAGCGTCCCTCGCGACGAGCTGCTTGCCAGGTTCAGGCATGAGCAAAGGATTCTGGCAAGCCTGAACGCTCTCGGCGTGAGCCGAATGCTGGACAGTGGAGTCAGCGAGAACGGCCATCCTTACCTGGTGATGGAATACATCGAGGGTATGCCGCTGCAGGAGTATTGTGAGCAGCGCGAGCTTTCGACTCGCGATCGACTTGAGCAGCTCATCCGCCTTTGCCGCATCATCGCGCACTGCCATCGGCGCGGGGTGATCCACGGCGACATCAAATCGAATAACGTGCTGATCGACACCGATGGCGAAGTCCGGCTGCTCGATTTTGGTATCGCCGAAATGCTGGGCGACCGCGAGCATCCCGAGTCCGATGAGCCGCGTTCGGTTGCTATGACCCTGGCGGTGGCGAGTCCGGAGCAGGCACTGGGTGAACCCGTGACCACCGAGTCCGACGTTTACCAGCTTGGGCTGATGATTTACAGCTTGCTGTCCGGAACAACACCCCACCGCGTTCAGCCGGAGTCGGAGCCAGACACCTGGGCAACCCAGATCACCACGCTGCCGCTCCCGTCAGTCGACGAACACGTGAGGTGGCTCAAGCGGGATCGGGTCTCTGACTTTGGCGACCTCAACGACATCGCTCGAACGGCGACCGCGAAGAATCCTGAGAGCCGTTACCGCAGCGCAGACCTCCTGGCCGACGATCTGCTCAGCTATCTCGATCATCGGCCAATTTCGACCCGTCAGCACGATCGCTGGTATCGCCTGGGTAAATTGATGAGGCGAAACCGCCTGGCGTCAGCGTTGGCGTTGCTTCTATCGGTCGCCTTGCCGACGGCGCTCGCTGCGTATATCCAGCAGCTCAACGCGAGCCGGGCCGCGGCGGAGACGGCGGCACTCAAGGCCAGCCGCACGCTCGACTTTATCTCCAGCCTGTTTGAAATCTCGGCGCCGGAAAACCGCCTTGGCGAACCGGTCACCGCCAAGCAGCTTCTCGATCAGGGTGTACAGAAGCTGGAGCCGCTGCGGCAGTCGGATCCTCGGAGCTTTGCTGAACTTCGTCTCGAACTGGTCGGACGTTACCTGCGGCTCGCGGAGTATGGTTCGGCCCTCGATCTTGCCGTAGACACGCTGGCGGTGATTCGCAGCGACGAGCGCTACGGCGATTTGCTGGTGTTCGCGCTGGACCAGCAGGCGACCGCCCTGAGCGGTCTTGAGCGTCACGCTGAGGCGCTGACGCTCGCGCAGCAGGCTTGGGACCTTTTCACCGTGGCGCCCGAAAATCATCCGAGGGTCAAGGCTTATCTACTGCACTACTCGCTCGCCAATGCTAGCTTTTTTCTAGGTCGGCTGGAGCAGGCCGAAGAGGAATCGCTGGCGGCGTTGGGCAGCCTTGACAGCGAAGAGGCGATGGAGGCGCAGGGGAACGTCAAAATTCGGATTCATCAGATGCTCGGCAATGTCTCTCGAAAGATGGGTAACCCTCAGGGTGCTCTCGAACAATTCCAGCTGGCCCACGATCGGGTGGTCGAGGAATACGGTTCTAACCATCCTGAATTTGTCCGCTCTCTGGGGAATCTGAGCCTGGCGAACTGGGGGCTTGGCAACTACGGCAAGGCGCTGGCGTTGAGCGAATCGGTCTATGACGCCAATCGGCGGGTCTACGGGGCGCGCAATAAGCACACGTCGACGGCATTGGGAAACCTGGCGCTAAACTACGTTGAGGTAGGGCGCTACGACGAAGCGATCGAAAAGCTCAGCGAGCAGCAAGGAATCGTCAGCGAGCTCGGCCTCGGTGCTCGCAGCGTCGGCAATAACTGGCACAACACGGGTTTTGCGCTTCAGTCGGCGGGACGCTATCGCGAAGCGCAGCAGTCCTAT
It encodes:
- a CDS encoding tetratricopeptide repeat protein translates to MSGVLLLETGGGLEVLTRFADDDAQTSGRHLEPGTPIGPYEVGERVGHGGMGSVYRAVRRHDGFEQEVALKIIRSGSVPRDELLARFRHEQRILASLNALGVSRMLDSGVSENGHPYLVMEYIEGMPLQEYCEQRELSTRDRLEQLIRLCRIIAHCHRRGVIHGDIKSNNVLIDTDGEVRLLDFGIAEMLGDREHPESDEPRSVAMTLAVASPEQALGEPVTTESDVYQLGLMIYSLLSGTTPHRVQPESEPDTWATQITTLPLPSVDEHVRWLKRDRVSDFGDLNDIARTATAKNPESRYRSADLLADDLLSYLDHRPISTRQHDRWYRLGKLMRRNRLASALALLLSVALPTALAAYIQQLNASRAAAETAALKASRTLDFISSLFEISAPENRLGEPVTAKQLLDQGVQKLEPLRQSDPRSFAELRLELVGRYLRLAEYGSALDLAVDTLAVIRSDERYGDLLVFALDQQATALSGLERHAEALTLAQQAWDLFTVAPENHPRVKAYLLHYSLANASFFLGRLEQAEEESLAALGSLDSEEAMEAQGNVKIRIHQMLGNVSRKMGNPQGALEQFQLAHDRVVEEYGSNHPEFVRSLGNLSLANWGLGNYGKALALSESVYDANRRVYGARNKHTSTALGNLALNYVEVGRYDEAIEKLSEQQGIVSELGLGARSVGNNWHNTGFALQSAGRYREAQQSYEQALDAIVEASGEDSLWAANMLGNLGEVAVELGEFQQAEAYFERSLNIKQKRLDDTSSGMAWPYYGMGLLDLRRGRLDSATAHLGEALDRLIATLGQDHPETAFPLTALGMLAIEAGDYAEAQRHLEKALALRSHLPSQAGPRQQTVSALAEALAAQGKEDELARLRAQVE